From the genome of Chelmon rostratus isolate fCheRos1 chromosome 1, fCheRos1.pri, whole genome shotgun sequence, one region includes:
- the qser1 gene encoding glutamine and serine-rich protein 1, translating to MMDRNYPTSSFADALAPPAQTVASWAYDRSTASVKPSSSYGAAHLDAELLQRQNYTSTHQLPTYTTSHLPAAAALDSSSNTSETSIMSFLSAMESRTLQAGPVSASLLPPFRPPSWPAGTNSSSTELYLTGALPSTATFPSPAALSSYQHTGAYPSRSYATNPSLAVQDPAFSTSTNGLFSHHDPLLHLKPSQTVLPTALAFNHLSAPTLGLALPVQSSTYRSAQESAPHLLQPQFSLLPSTLPAPHGTPQSYGATVFSGSIERALQRECSVIKHHQRPSSSHAASEQLPSSEHSLQGYFGSSSEVDVSYQQDPSRQTPVSCSPSTGADSVQGVSRAPQPKTDSVTQAYSSTSLPKAKDCSSKLAPHPSGGEESHEHSQNHTRGSPEHYSSPGQKQNSVIANQQSVQLSSLMSSSLSQTYITPHTQSQPSHSTSDKLSPLYKTLPSLSSQSDNVASVSQTLVYSSSPGLSQEQEIQYGAQVQGLCQGNLSESYPISHSQGAPNVTFTSQSQGQASVTQSQSYATGQSLNQSLNSSYPPTCVRSLPTSNSTQDYTLMQASVGGKTHDTLSQQQTPPHKYVLSTPLPTYSSTAQALHNNIRSSIQDIKPSYGKQKLEELPIQDIDALQQAPMEASAAANSLSAHNNVIYVVSKMDEHHKTQSVIRSNSRSDDQLMGLGHTNTAQVKGERMGSLSQQHIHLSGTNGQEIGNTKTTNSNIVSSHVPLSSEQLKQHPLHLKSPEPHQQNHQNHSQSQSQTPSAHTQFITVPSTQVLLEHNQMILLQQPLVHHGQNTSKVVSMQGIQPAQDMCPVQVQYLHMDRELLGPSVTETQSQQGTVVSEESSGCPDSSKHHYSQSANQQPSDAKNHFALNSICFPDSMLLADDRNILSNVDDILAATVAACGVTPQDFVKATSSAEAEMAVMASPVDSKGHFQTVDIRHMSPSFSSGQHPIITNTNSHTMTMTLNGAQMATDCQVQSVHHNNNSELDINGDGGSSENDYHLAGQVYDPSGLQNRVKGNAKCIKTEDGLMECPGGEDFPKKKARSKSLTKPCGPEEDSGQARPAKRGGQAKRQNSRGSDVSSPSSSHSVYDGCLQQERIRQKIREVEEKQPEVKTGFIGSFLDFIKSGPKQQYSASPTRTISRPRKPCTSSKPMPCALPALPPKLQTLPGPLVPQESRGVSCQQKRLDEDLQKNLETLPSFSSDEEENTGKNQALRNSISSALSALDESSDRKTRTDNQIAVSMMKPDPVPVMPHTVTKTCLSQIATPAPTTNAVSAGTLFAAKEESKETPAGQLAVQLISVAIEGLTDEELSDSGGEGMYRERDEFVVRNEDIEILKVTMRTGSEPPAIWKVQKALLQKFVPELRDGKRVFSATNSYLGYFGDAKTMYQRVYVKFLDTVNKREYVRVCSRKPRCKPMNSLRGVQVKTLLGLTAAPSAVSQSQKPRPKQPKPRAEPPPKKRRKWKEEFSPTASGSSAEEGGEDDELKPPVPFASRFLNTRTMKETFKSFVELLISVALDEDVMTALERENDELLLPHMKKVDGMITDNRKRLLHKLHIGQVLKTALDNFPEISVVTELKKDGETPAFKVRLSGKSYNKKTMKPHKMHNKVPQEYTVDQQRTQWFSLYHSLQHYKYHTYLMCKDEIASLRVQAGDLGQEETVQKCLQNGAWVEGLFDRFGELINQVQQVCR from the exons AGTGCCTCACTGCTTCCTCCTTTCAGACCTCCATCATGGCCTGCTG GTAccaactcctcctccacagagctgTATTTGACCGGTGCCCTGCCTTCTACTGCCACTTtcccctctcctgctgctctgtcgtCCTATCAGCACACTGGTGCCTACCCTTCCAGGAGTTACGCTACCAACCCTTCCTTGGCTGTCCAAGATCCTGCCTTCAGCACTTCTACCAATGGCCTGTTTTCTCACCATGatcccctcctccatctcaaaCCAAGCCAGACTGTCCTCCCCACTGCACTGGCATTCAACCATCTCTCTGCCCCCACTTTGGGCTTGGCTCTGCCTGTCCAGTCCTCCACTTACCGGTCTGCCCAGGAATCGGCTCCCCACCTCCTGCAACCCCAGTTTAGCCTGCTACCTTCTACCCTGCCTGCCCCTCATGGTACCCCACAATCTTACGGGGCCACGGTTTTCTCAGGCTCTATTGAAAGAGCTCTTCAGCGTGAATGTAGTGTGATCAAACACCACCAGAGGCCTTCCAGCAGCCACGCGGCCTCCGAGCAGTTGCCTAGTTCAGAGCACTCCTTACAGGGGTACTTTGGCTCTAGCAGTGAAGTGGATGTGTCCTACCAGCAGGACCCGTCCCGTCAGACCCCAGTGTCCTGCAGCCCTTCCACAGGAGCAGATTCCGTTCAAGGGGTCAGTCGTGCTCCACAACCCAAGACAGACTCAGTAACTCAAGCTTATTCGTCCACGTCGTTGCCGAAGGCTAAAGACTGCTCTTCCAAACTAGCTCCACACCCTTCTGGGGGTGAGGAGAGTCATGAGCATTCTCAGAACCATACAAGAGGGTCTCCTGAGCATTATTCCTCCCCAGGACAGAAGCAGAATTCAGTGATTGCTAATCAGCAGTCTGTCCAGCTATCTAGCCTAATGTCCAGTAGTCTGTCCCAAACCTACATCACCCCCCACACTCAGTCACAGCCCTCCCATTCCACCTCAGACAAACTTTCTCCCCTTTACAAGACTCTGCCTTCCCTCTCCAGCCAGTCTGACAATGTGGCATCGGTTAGTCAGACTCTTGTTTACTCCTCCAGTCCCGGGCTGAGCCAGGAGCAGGAGATTCAGTACGGAGCCCAGGTCCAGGGCTTGTGTCAGGGGAACCTCTCTGAGAGTTACCCCATATCTCACTCTCAGGGTGCCCCAAATGTGACTTTTACATCTCAGTCACAGGGGCAAGCTTCAGTGACTCAGTCTCAGAGCTACGCCACAGGACAATCTCTTAACCAATCCCTTAACTCGTCTTACCCACCCACATGTGTGCGGAGTCTGCCCACATCAAATTCTACACAGGATTACACCCTGATGCAGGCCTCGGTGGGAGGtaaaacacatgacacactATCCCAGCAGCAGACACCGCCCCATAAATATGTTTTGTCTACACCGTTGCCTACCTACTCTTCAACTGCTCAAGCCTTACACAATAACATCAGATCCTCAATACAGGACATAAAGCCATCGTATGGCAAACAGAAACTTGAAGAGCTTCCTATCCAGGACATAGATGCTCTTCAGCAGGCCCCTATGGAGGCCTCTGCTGCAGCTAACAGTTTGTCCGCTCACAACAATGTCATCTATGTTGTTTCAAAAATGGACgaacatcacaaaacacaaagtgtcaTCCGAAGCAATTCACGTTCTGATGACCAGCTCATGGGACTAGGtcatacaaacacagcacaggtgAAGGGTGAAAGGATGGGTTCTCTGAGCCAACAGCACATTCATTTAAGTGGTACCAATGGTCAGGAAATTGGcaacacaaaaactacaaactcCAATATTGTATCTTCACATGTACCCCTCAGCTCCGAGCAGCTCAAgcagcaccctctccatctcAAATCCCCTGAGCCACATCAACAAAACCACCAGAATCATAGTCAGTCCCAGAGCCAGACCCCGTCAGCCCACACCCAATTTATCACCGTCCCTAGCACACAGGTTCTCCTCGAGCATAACCAGATGATTCTACTCCAACAGCCCCTTGTGCACCATGGGCAGAACACTTCAAAGGTGGTATCGATGCAAGGTATCCAACCAGCCCAAGATATGTGTCCTGTTCAAGTCCAGTATCTTCACATGGACCGAGAACTGCTGGGTCCCAGTGTCACTGAAACCCAGAGTCAGCAGGGCACAGTAGTGTCTGAAGAGAGCTCAGGGTGCCCTGATTCCTCTAAACACCACTACAGCCAGTCGGCAAATCAGCAACCAAGTGATGCTAAGAACCACTTTGCTCTCAACTCCATATGCTTCCCGGACTCCATGCTACTAGCTGATGACAGAAATATCTTGTCAAATGTTGACGACATTCTGGCTGCCACGGTGGCGGCCTGTGGCGTCACCCCACAAGACTTTGTCAAAGCTACATCCTCTGCTGAGGCTGAAATGGCAGTGATGGCGAGCCCAGTTGATTCTAAAGGTCACTTCCAAACTGTGGATATAAGGCACATGTCACCCAGTTTCTCCTCAGGGCAACATCCAATCATCACCAACACTAACTCCCACACCATGACCATGACACTAAATGGAGCTCAGATGGCCACAGACTGTCAGGTTCAGTCTGTTCACCATAACAACAATTCTGAGCTTGACATaaatggagatggagggagctCTGAGAATGACTATCACTTAGCCGGGCAGGTGTATGACCCCTCAGGTCTCCAGAACAGAGTCAAAGGGAATGCAAAGTGTATTAAAACAGAAGATGGCCTCATGGAATGCCCTGGTGGTGAAGATTTTCCCAAAAAGAAGGCTCGCTCCAAGTCCTTGACCAAGCCATGTGGTCCTGAGGAGGATAGTGGACAGGCCAGACCGGCCAAGCGCGGCGGGCAGGCAAAGCGGCAAAACTCCAGGGGCAGTGATGTCAGCTCACCATCTTCCTCACACAGTGTATATGATGGTTGTTTGCAGCAGGAGAGAATCAGGCAGAAGATCCGTGAAGTGGAAGAGAAACAGCCAGAGGTCAAAACTGGCTTCATTGGCTCCTTCCTCGACTTCATCAAATCTGGCCCGAAACAGCAATACTCTGCAAGCCCTACACGAACTATTAGTCGCCCAAGAAAGCCCTGCACCTCATCCAAACCAATGCCATGTGCTTTGCCTGCTTTGCCTCCCAAACTGCAGACTCTGCCCGGGCCGTTGGTTCCCCAGGAGAGCCGAGGAGTGAGCTGTCAGCAGAAACGTCTGGATGAAGATCTGCAAAAGAACTTGGAGACTCTGCCGTCGTTCAGctcagatgaagaggagaacACTGGGAAGAACCAGGCCCTGAGGAACAGCATCAGCTCAGCACTTTCAGCTCTGGATGAGTCTTCAGATCGGAAAACCAGGACAG ATAACCAAATCGCTGTTTCGATGATGAAGCCAGACCCAGTTCCTGTCATGCCACACACTGTCACCAAGACCTGTTTGTCCCAGATAGCCACTCCTGCGCCAACAACAAATGCTGTCTCAGCAGGGACTCTGTTCGCAGCCAAAGAGGAGTCCAAAGAGACCCCGGCAGGCCAGTTGGCCGTGCAGCTGATTAGTGTGGCCATCGAGGGGCTGACGGACGAGGAGCTGTCGGACAGCGGAGGGGAGGGAATGTACCGGGAGAGAGATGAGTTTGTCGTCAGGAATGAGGATATTGAAATCTTGAAG GTGACGATGAGAACAGGCAGTGAACCTCCAGCCATCTGGAAAGTCCAGAAGGCTCTGCTGCAGAAATTTGTGCCTGAGTTGAGAGACGGAAAGAGAGTCTTCTCAGCCACAAACAGT tatCTTGGATACTTTGGTGACGCCAAGACAATGTACCAGAGGGTATATGTGAAGTTCTTGGACACAGTTAACAAAAGGGAGTATGTACGAGTTTGTAGTCGAAAGCCACGCTGCAAGCCTATGAACTCACTGAG GGGCGTTCAGGTAAAAACTTTGCTGGGCTTGACAGCAGCCCCTTCTGCAGTCTCCCAAAGCCAAAAGCCTCGACCCAAACAACCCAAGCCCAGAGCAGAGCCCCCGCctaagaagaggaggaaatggaagGAGGAGTTTTCACCTACTGCCTCGGGATCATCTGCAGAAGAAGGCGGTGAAGATGATG aGTTAAAACCTCCAGTGCCGTTTGCTTCCCGGTTCCTCAACACGCGAACCATGAAGGAGACATTCAAGAGCTTTGTGGAACTGCTCATTAGTGTCGCCTTGGACGAAGATGTGATGACGGCACTTGAGAGGGAAAACG ATGAGTTGCTGCTGCCTCATATGAAAAAAGTGGATGGGATGATCACAGACAACAGGAAACGCCTGCTTCACAAACTGCACATAGGGCAGGTCTTAAAG ACGGCTTTAGACAATTTCCCAGAGATCTCAGTGGTGACTGAACTGAAGAAGGATGGTGAAACCCCAGCGTTTAAAGTGCGTCTCAGTGGGAAGTCGtacaacaagaaaacaatgaagCCCCACAAGATGCATAACAAAGTGCCACAG GAGTACACGGTGGACCAGCAGAGAACCCAGTGGTTCTCTCTGTACCACTCTTTGCAGCATTACAAGTACCACACATACCTCATGTGTAAAGACGAG ATCGCGTCTCTGCGGGTGCAGGCAGGGGACCTGGGGCAGGAGGAGACGGTACAGAAGTGTCTGCAGAACGGAGCTTGGGTAGAGGGGCTCTTCGATCGCTTTGGAGAGCTAATTAATCAAGTGCAGCAGGTCTGCCGATGA